One Nicotiana tomentosiformis chromosome 4, ASM39032v3, whole genome shotgun sequence genomic window carries:
- the LOC104116632 gene encoding nucleobase-ascorbate transporter 3 yields the protein MGETHNHDHSHQPPPPQAAAPPAMPLGSARGPLFPPAEQLLQLHYCIHSNPSWPQTVLLAFQHYIVMLGTTVMIATVLVPQMGGGPGDKARVIQSLLFTSGVNTLLQTLFGTRLPTVMGPSFAYIISALSVINDLSDGNFRSEHQRFEHTMRAIQGSLIVSSFINIILGYGQAWGNLTRFFSPIVITPLVCVVGLGLFGRGFPQVGDCIEIGLPMLILLVISQQYMQRVHPVAQSILERFALLLCIGLIWAFAAILTVAGAYNHVKERTELSCRIDRSFLLQSAPWIKVPYPFQWGTPIFRASSVFGMMGAALVSAAESTGTFYAASRLAGATPPPAHVVSRSIGLQGLGQLFDGFFGAVVGTTASVENVGLLGLTRVGSRRVVQISTAFMIFFSIFGKFGAFFASIPLPIFAAIYCILYGIVAAIGISFIQFANKNSMRNIYVLGISLFLGISIPQYFVMNTDIAGHGPVRTPAGWFNDILNTIFSSPPTVATIVGTFVDNTLEARHSVDDRGVPWLVPFQRRKGDSRNDEFYSYPLRIHEYIPSRFL from the exons ATGGGGGAGACTCACAATCATGACCACAGCCACCAGCCACCGCCGCCACAGGCGGCGGCGCCACCAGCAATGCCACTTGGTTCTGCCAGAGGACCACTTTTTCCTCCTGCGGAGCAACTCCTTCAGCTTCACTACTGCATACACTCTAATCCTTCTTGGC CACAAACTGTTTTGCTGGCTTTCCAACACTACATAGTTATGCTTGGAACTACAGTAATGATTGCCACCGTGCTGGTACCTCAGATGGGTGGGGGTCCG GGTGACAAAGCTCGAGTTATCCAATCTTTGCTTTTCACATCAGGAGTGAATACTCTTCTGCAAACGCTTTTCGGCACAAGACTTCCCACTGTGATGGGTCCGTCATTTGCTTACATCATATCAGCACTGTCGGTCATTAACGATCTCTCTGACGGTAATTTCAGAAGTGAGCATCAG AGATTCGAGCACACTATGAGAGCTATTCAAGGATCGTTGATAGTGTCTTCCTTTATCAACATAATACTTGGATACGGCCAAGCCTGGGGAAATCTTACAAG GTTTTTCAGTCCTATTGTCATTACGCCACTTGTCTGTGTTGTAGGTCTTGGTTTGTTTGGTAGGGGCTTTCCTCAG GTGGGTGACTGTATAGAGATTGGCCTACCCATGTTAATTCTACTTGTCATTTCCCAGCAG TATATGCAACGTGTTCATCCAGTTGCCCAATCTATACTTGAAAGGTTTGCTTTGCTCTTGTGCATTGGGCTTATCTGGGCTTTTGCTGCTATTCTTACTGTTGCCGGTGCTTACAACCATGTGAAGGAGCGAACTGAGCTTAGCTGCCGAATTGACCGTTCGTTCCTCTTGCAATCGGCTCCATG GATCAAAGTTCCTTACCCTTTCCAGTGGGGGACTCCCATATTCAGAGCTAGCAGTGTTTTTGGAATGATGGGTGCTGCACTTGTCTCAGCAGCAGAG TCAACAGGAACTTTTTACGCTGCATCAAGGCTTGCAGGGGCGACACCCCCGCCAGCACATGTAGTGAGTAGAAGCATTGGCCTACAG GGTTTAGGCCAGCTCTTTGATGGGTTCTTTGGTGCTGTTGTTGGCACTACTGCATCTGT TGAAAATGTCGGCCTTCTCGGACTAACTCGTGTTGGGAGTAGAAGAGTTGTTCAGATTTCTACTGCTTTCATGATCTTCTTCTCTATATTTG GAAAATTTGGAGCATTCTTTGCTTCAATTCCTTTGCCAATATTTGCAGCTATCTACTGTATCTTATATGGTATAGTTG CTGCTATTGGTATTTCCTTTATCCAATTCGCTAACAAAAACTCCATGCGGAATATTTACGTGCTCGGAATCTCTCTATTCCTTGGTATATCTATACCCCAATACTTTGTTATGAACACAGATATTGCTGGTCATGGACCTGTTAGAACTCCAGCTGGTTGG TTCAATGACATATTAAACACAATCTTCTCTTCACCTCCTACTGTTGCAACAATTGTCGGGACGTTCGTAGACAACACGCTCGAAGCGAGACACTCGGTTGACGATAGAGGTGTTCCTTGGTTGGTTCCTTTCCAGAGGAGAAAGGGAGATAGCAGAAATGATGAGTTTTATAGTTACCCTCTTAGAATTCATGAGTACATCCCAAGTAGGTTTCTGTGA
- the LOC104116631 gene encoding probable disease resistance protein At4g33300: MAVTDFFAGEIATELLKHLLAIVRKSTFCRSTAEQLIVDINGLLPIIQEIKQTGVELSQTRQRQLDDFSKILQDGYELAGKVLNSGRWNVYRNLQLARKMERLEKRVGRFMQVTMQAHVLADVHHVRFNMEQRFDVLEHRLKAIKIGVDDGGGGGGCLGKAVKRMEEDEKWFEYSFVSLGAGIELGKRKVKEMLMGKEDRGVFEICGIGGIGKTTLAKEICKDDQVKSYFKDKIFFFTVSQSPNVEQLRKTIWENISGCNLHSYGRAEILPQWNLQYQWNSNSTVPVLLILDDVWSLSVLEPLILKIPGCKILVVSRIKFPPSVIDCVYDLELLREDEAMSLFCHFAFGHNSIPRGFNHKLVKKVVEECEGLPLALKVIGSSLKGKPEMFWTSAKNRLSQSQPVGESHELQLLERMKLSIDCLPDKVRECFLDLGAFPEDKRIPLDVLINMWVELHDIDEEEAFHILVELSDKNLLNLVKDARAGDMYTSYYEISVSQHDVLRDLAIHVSNRGDVNQRRQLVMPRRDTRLPKEWERNMDEPFNARVISLHTDEMREMDWFRMDCPKAEVLILNFSSSEYFLPPFLENMPKLRALIVINYSASNAVLHNMSVFGNLTNLRSLWFEKISVTHLSDSTNPLNNLRKISLILCDMKNNLDESFVDLPGLFPQLSEFTMDHCINFNKLPSSICQLHKLKSLGITNCDSLYELPSDLGELQALQVLRIYACPHLKKLPPGIGHLVNLKYLDISQCIGLRCLPEAIGCCRNLEKIDMRECPQIESLPSSLVFLESLSCVICDNEVFCQWNDVEKAIPGLCVQVAEECFTLDWLSQ; the protein is encoded by the exons ATGGCGGTAACGGACTTTTTCGCCGGCGAAATCGCCACCGAACTCCTAAAACACCTCCTAGCCATAGTCCGAAAATCCACCTTCTGCCGTTCAACCGCCGAGCAGCTCATCGTCGACATTAACGGTCTCCTTCCAATCATCCAAGAAATCAAACAAACTGGCGTTGAACTTTCACAGACACGTCAGCGTCAGCTCGATGACTTCTCGAAGATTCTACAAGATGGGTATGAACTTGCCGGAAAAGTTCTCAACTCTGGCCGTTGGAACGTCTACAG GAACCTACAGCTGGCAAGGAAGATGGAGAGGCTGGAGAAAAGAGTAGGGAGGTTCATGCAAGTTACAATGCAAGCTCATGTACTAGCTGATGTTCATCACGTTAGGTTTAATATGGAACAGAGATTTGATGTTCTTGAACATAGGCTTAAAGCTATAAAGATTGGAGTTGACGacggtggtggtggtggagggTGTTTAGGGAAAGCTGTGAAAAGAATGGAAGAGGATGAGAAATGGTTTGAGTATAGTTTTGTAAGTTTAGGTGCTGGGATTGAGTTGGGGAAGAGGAAAGTGAAGGAGATGTTAATGGGTAAAGAAGATAGGGGTGTGTTTGAGATTTGCGGAATTGGGGGTATTGGCAAGACCACCTTGGCTAAAGAGATTTGTAAAGATGATCAAGTTAAAA GTTATTTCAAGGACAAGATTTTCTTTTTCACTGTTTCTCAATCTCCAAATGTGGAGCAATTGAGGAAAACGATTTGGGAAAACATATCAGGGTGCAATCTTCACAGTTATGGACGtgcggagattttgccccagTGGAACCTACAGTACCAATGGAACTCGAACTCTACAGTCCCTGTACTCTTGATTCTTGATGATGTTTGGTCCCTCTCTGTGCTAGAGCCGTTAATTCTCAAAATTCCCGGCTGCAAGATCCTAGTTGTGTCGCGCATTAAGTTCCCTCCATCGGTTATTGACTGTGTTTATGATTTAGAGCTATTAAGGGAAGATGAAGCTATGTCCTTATTTTGCCATTTTGCTTTTGGACATAATTCCATTCCGCGTGGTTTCAATCATAAGCTTGTCAAAAAG GTTGTGGAGGAATGTGAAGGGCTTCCGTTGGCACTTAAGGTCATTGGATCTTCATTAAAGGGAAAGCCTGAGATGTTCTGGACAAGTGCGAAAAACAGATTATCACAAAGCCAACCTGTCGGCGAGTCTCATGAACTGCAGTTGCTTGAGCGAATGAAATTGAGTATTGACTGTTTGCCTGATAAGGTGAGAGAGTGTTTCCTCGACTTGGGTGCTTTTCCAGAAGACAAAAGGATTCCTCTTGATGTTCTAATTAACATGTGGGTGGAGCTACATGATATTGATGAGGAAGAGGCTTTTCACATTCTTGTTGAACTTTCAGACAAAAATCTTCTAAATCTAGTGAAAGATGCACG AGCTGGAGATATGTACACCAGTTACTATGAGATATCGGTGTCCCAACATGATGTCTTACGAGACCTAGCTATTCATGTGAGCAACCGTGGGGATGTAAATCAGAGAAGGCAATTGGTCATGCCGAGAAGAGATACAAGGTTGCCAAAagaatgggaaagaaatatggATGAACCTTTCAACGCACGAGTTATTTCTTTGCATACAG ATGAAATGAGAGAAATGGACTGGTTCAGAATGGATTGCCCGAAAGCTGAAGTACTGATTCTCAATTTTTCGTCATCTGAGTACTTTTTGCCTCCTTTCCTGGAAAACATGCCTAAGCTAAGGGCATTGATAGTCATAAACTATAGTGCCTCCAATGCAGTTCTTCATAACATGTCGGTCTTTGGTAATTTAACCAACTTGAGAAGCCTTTGGTTTGAGAAGATATCCGTCACTCACCTGTCCGACTCCACAAATCCTCTCAATAACTTGCGAAAAATATCACTAATACTTTGTGACATGAAAAACAACCTAGATGAATCATTTGTAGACCTCCCTGGTTTGTTCCCACAGCTCTCAGAGTTCACAATGGATCATTGCATCAACTTCAATAAACTGCCGTCAAGTATTTGCCAGTTGCATAAGCTCAAAAGCCTTGGTATCACTAATTGCGATAGTCTTTATGAACTTCCATCTGATTTAGGTGAATTACAAGCTCTACAAGTTTTAAGGATATACGCCTGCCCGCATCTAAAAAAGCTTCCTCCCGGAATTGGTCATCTGGTAAACTTAAAGTATCTTGACATTTCTCAATGTATTGGTTTGAGATGTCTCCCTGAGGCTATCGGGTGCTGCAgaaacttggagaaaattgatatGCGGGAGTGCCCTCAAATCGAGAGTTTGCCAAGCTCTCTGGTATTTCTTGAATCGTTGAGTTGTGTAATTTGTGACAATGAAGTTTTTTGTCAGTGGAATGATGTTGAGAAGGCTATCCCAGGTCTCTGTGTACAGGTTGCTGAGGAGTGTTTCACTCTTGATTGGCTTTCTCAGTAG